The following is a genomic window from Burkholderia oklahomensis C6786.
GATAGAGCGCGAGCGGAGCCAGCGGCTTGCTCCGGCGCCGCCCGCCGCCTCGCGGCACATGCCTCGACGTCGAACGCCGTGTTCGCGGCCAGGGCCGTCAGCGCATCTCGGCCTGTCCGCCGCGCCGCGATGCGATGCGACGCAGGCGCGACACGCGGCGCGACAGCGAGCCGACGCGCGCCCGCTCAACCCACCGCGTGCGCGGGCAAATGAAAGCGCCCGACCATCGCCTTCAGCATCTGCGCCTGCTCGTCGAGCGAGCGCGCGGCCGCGGCCGCCTCCTCGACGAGCGCCGCGTTCTGCTGCGTGCCCGCATCCATCTGCGTGACGGCGCGCTCGATCGCGTCGATGCCCGAGCTCTGCTCGTTCGACGCGGCCGAGATCTCGCCCATGATGTCGGTCACGCGCTTCACCGCGCGCACGACTTCGTCCATCGTGCGCCCGGCGTCCTGCGCGAGCACCGCGCCGTTCGCCACTCGCTCGACCGACGCGCCGATCAGCGCCTTGATCTCCTTCGCGGCCGTCGCCGAGCGCTGCGCGAGCGAGCGCACCTCGCTCGCGACGACCGAGAACCCCCGCCCTTCCTCGCCCGCGCGCGCCGCCTCGACGGCCGCGTTCAGCGCGAGGATGTTGGTCTGGAACGCGATGCTCTCGATCACGCCGATGATGTCGCGGATGCTCTTCGCGCTCTCGTCGATCTCGTTCATCGTCGTGACCACGCGGCCGACGACCGTGCCGCCCGCTTCGGCGACCGACGACGCGTTCGCCGCGAGCGTGCTCGCCTGGCGCGCGTTTTCCGCATTCTGATGGACGGTCGACGTCAGCGCTCCCACGCTCGTCGCGGTCCGTTCGAGCGCGACCGCCTGCTGCTCGGTGCGCTGCGACAGATCGAGGTTGCCCATCGCGATCTCGCCCGCGGCGGACGCGATCGCCTCGGCGCTCGCCGAGATCTCCCGCACGGTGCCGGCCAACCCCTCCTGCATGTCGCGCAGCGCGTGCAGCATGCTGTCGTGGTCGCGGCGGTCGAGCCGGATCGCGTTCGACAGATCGCCGCGCGAGATGCTGACCGCGATCTCCTTCGCATACGCGGGCTCGCCGCCCAGCTGCGCGCCGAGCCGCCGCACGACCCACGCGGCGATCACGAACGCGAGCACGACGAGCGCGGCCGTCATCGCGGCGAGCATCGCGAACGAT
Proteins encoded in this region:
- a CDS encoding methyl-accepting chemotaxis protein, yielding MKGVSLHGKHFLPDDSTGSQARAPRPGKSRRGRRAWSVKTTLRAAFAVLLVGTLAVGLFSLAQISRLNSSIKSVYEQGHVASRAAEEVRASVLRASRAQKMLITATTAKERDDLGADIDKGLAAIGAELATLQRHADGAADDAARLNAFSAAVAAWSGHLRDFVKLVREQPLDLSQMSWQVGSQDVSLLVETGKLEKRVDGLVDARGDASKATLDASGAIYRESFAMLAAMTAALVVLAFVIAAWVVRRLGAQLGGEPAYAKEIAVSISRGDLSNAIRLDRRDHDSMLHALRDMQEGLAGTVREISASAEAIASAAGEIAMGNLDLSQRTEQQAVALERTATSVGALTSTVHQNAENARQASTLAANASSVAEAGGTVVGRVVTTMNEIDESAKSIRDIIGVIESIAFQTNILALNAAVEAARAGEEGRGFSVVASEVRSLAQRSATAAKEIKALIGASVERVANGAVLAQDAGRTMDEVVRAVKRVTDIMGEISAASNEQSSGIDAIERAVTQMDAGTQQNAALVEEAAAAARSLDEQAQMLKAMVGRFHLPAHAVG